The following DNA comes from Caulobacter mirabilis.
GTCGGCCTGGGAGGCGACCTGGTCCGGCGTCGACAGCATGCCGTACAGGCCGATGCCGATCACCAGCAGCGGGAACACCGCCAGCATGATCCAGAAGGAGACCCCGCCGACGTACAGCATCACGTCCCGGCCCCACAGGCGTTGCAGCGACTTGCCCAGCACCACGAGGGTCGACCGCGTCCAGAGGAGCGGGTCGATGTCGAGGTGGGGGAATCGTCCGGGGCTCTTGGCGTCCGACATGGCGCGGAAACTGCCTTCGCGACGTCGTCAGCGCAATGTCAAAGGCGCGCCCGGGGGGACCGTGGCGCGCCTGACAGGATGACCTTGCCTTCTTCCTGTGTAGTCGGCCCCACAACGAGGGACGGGATGCGTGGAAGCCGTCTACGAGAATGAGGATTGAATCGCGTGCCTGAACGGCGGCTGAACGGCGATGTCAGGCTTCGTTATCCTGACGCTCAGATCGCCCCGGTGTACTCGGCGAACACCCTGTCGACGGTGCTGATGTTGCCCTGGGCTCGCAGCAGCGCGATCACGCCCATCGGAACCATCGCGATCGTCGCCGGCAGGCCGATGATGGTGAGGCCGAAGACCACCCCGCAGCCGATGAGCCCCCAACCGGCCAGCCGCGCCGACTTCGACGAGGCCAGCAGCCGCGACCGCGTGGCCTGCAGGATGTCCGGATCCTTCGATCCGGCCGACTTCAGTTCGCCCATGACCACCGACCGGTCCAGCTTGCGGACGAAGAGAGGGTTTTCCATGGCTCGCGTCTCCTCCAATGCGAAACAGGCCTTGGAGCTAGCGATGCGGACGCCGTTCTGTCTTGATGGCGTTCTGAAGGAATTCTCAAGCGGACATGGGGGTGTTCGTCGTGGTCGGCAGCAGTGGATCCCGTCGGCGTCGCAGGCTCTGGCGGTTCGCCGGGGCGGAGTTCGACGAGGCGAGCTGGACGCTGCGGGTCGACGGTCAGGCGGTGGCGCTGGAAGGCAAGCCGCTGGAGGTGCTGCACGAGTTGCTGCTGCGGGCCGGCGAGGTGGTCGCCAAGGAGGAGATCCTCGACAGCGTCTGGGCCGGGGTGACGGTCGTCGAGGGCTCGCTGCCCACCGCGGTCTCCAAACTGCGCAAGGCCCTGGGCGCGGGCCAGGACGACGTGATCGAGACCGTGCCCCGGATCGGCTACCGCCTGACCAGTCCGGTCAAGGTCGAGAGCATTGTCTCGCCCCTGACCCCGAGATTCTCCTTCGCGCCAGGCGACACGGTTCCCGGGCGCGGCCAATGGAGGCTCGATCGGCCCCTGGGCGACACCGGCGCCGAGGACGTCTGGCTGGCCCGCCATATCAAGACCGGCGACCAGCGGGTGTTCAAGTTCGCCGACGCGCCCGACCGCCTGCGGGACCTGAAGCGCGAGGCCGCGCTCTCGCGCCTGCTGTTCGCCGGACTGGGCCAGGCGGCGCCCTTGCCCGCCCTGCTGGAATGGAACTTCGACGCCTCGCCCTATTTCGTCGAATACGCCCACGGCGGCCGCGATCTGCTGTCCTGGGCGGCCGAGGCCGGCGGGCTGGCCGCCATCCCCCTGCCCCAGCGCCTGGCGGTCGCCGCCCGCATCGCCCGCGCGGTCGAGGCGGTCCACGGCATGGGGGTGCTGCACAAGGACCTGAAGCCGGCCAACATCCTGGTCCTGGGCGACGGCGATGAGGCGGCCGTGCGGCTGGTCGACTTCGGCAGCGGCCGGCTGCTCGACGACACCGTGCTGGACAGTTTCGCCATCACCCATCCCGGCGCCCTGGAGGTCGAGCCGGGCCAGGCGGACGGTCGCTCCGGCACCGCCGCCTATCGCGCGCCGGAGCTGGTCGGCGACGCCCTGCCGACCCTCCGCAGCGACGTCTACGCCGTGGGATTGATCCTGTATCAGCTCGTCGTCGGCGACTTCGCCGCCAGCTTGGCGCCGGGCTGGGAGGCGGGCGTGGCCGATCCGCTGCTCCGCGAGGACGTCGCCGCGGCCTGCGCGGGGGCTCCGGAGAAGCGTCTCGGCGGCGCCGGGGAACTGGCCCAGCGCCTGGAGACCCTCGACGAACGCCGGCGGCGAGCGGCCGAGGACGACGAGCAGAAACGTTTCCTGGAGACCCAGCGGGCGCTCGAGGATCGTCGCCGGGCCCGCCGCCCGTGGGTCCGCGCCGCCGCCGCCAGCCTGGTCGCCGGGGTGTTGGCCGCCTCCGGCTTCGCCGCCTACGCCGTTCATCAGCGCGACCAGGCCCGATCCGCCCAGGCGCTGTCCGAAGCCAGCTATCGCTTCCTGGCCGAGGACGTGCTGGCGAGCGTCGACCCGGCGCGGGCCTCGTCGGCGGAAGAGACCTTGGTCCAGGCCATCTCCCGGACCGGCGGCGCCATCGAGCAGCGGTTCAGGGACCGGCCCGAGGTCGCGGCCTATCTCTATGGTTCGCTGGCCCGCGCCTTCGACCTCCGATCGGATTACGCCAACGCGACCCGCTACTACGAGGCCGCCGACCGCGCCTATGCCCGGGCCGGCGCCGCGGACAGCGCCGAGGCGCTCACCGTTCGCCTCCAGCACGCCGCGGCCTTGGCCCTCTCGACCCGGCCAGGCACTCTGAACCAGGCCAGGGCCGCAATCGCTTCGGCGGAAAAGACGCTTCAGGCGCGCCGGATCGACGAACCGGAAACCACGGTCTGGCTGGAATCGGCCAAGGGCGCGGCCGCGCTCGCCTCGGATGACGTCCCCGGTTCGAGGGCGCATTTCGAGCGGGCCTACAGGCTCGTCGAGACCCTTCCCCAGACCTTCACCGAGCGGCAGCGGATCAATTTCGGCCAGCGCTACGCCTTCGCCCTGATCCGCCTGGGCGAAGGCAAGGCCGCCGAGGAGACCTTCGGCGCGCTGAGCGAGCGGATGGCGAAGCTGATGGGCCCCGATCACGCCGACACCCTGCTGCTGCGGCTGAACCTGGCCCAGGCCTACATGCTCCAGCAACGCAGCGCCGAGGCCGTCGCCCTGACCAGCGAACTGTTGCCCAAGATGGAGACCCGGCTGGGCCGCGATCATCGCCACACCCTGCTGCTGCTGGCCGTGCGGCAGCAATCGCTCGGCGTCCTGGGGCGCTACGCCGAAGCCGCCGCGGACGGCGAGCGGCTCTGGCGGGCGGCGGCGACCAAGGATGGCGCCTCGTCCTTCACGGCCGTGGCGGGGCGCGCCGACGTCGGCATCTCCCAGTGTCGCGCGGGCCAGTTGGACGACGGCATGGCCAACCTCAGGGCCTCGCTGACCGCGCTGCGGTCCGACCTCGCGGGACGGATGGCGCTGGACGACGGGATCGAGGCGGCGATCGCCGACTGCCTGATCCAGGCGCGGCGCTGGGACGAGGCGGCGGCGCTGCTGAAGGACATCGACCGGACCAAGGTGGCGCAGCTGGTCGGCGACCCGAACTGGGGCGCCCAGGTCGACCTGGCGCTGGCCGAGATCGCCCTGGGCAGAGCCGACCGGGCGCGGGCGAAGGCGCTGTTGGAGACCGCGCGCCCGGCCCTGTCCCAGAACAAGGACCCCTTCGTGAGACAGCGCGTCGCGGCGCTGTCCCAGGCGCTGGCCGCCGCCTAGGGAACGAACAGCAGCAGGCCGTAGATCGCGAACAGCGCCAGGTGGACCAGCCCCTGGACCGGCGACGTCCGGTGCCCCAGGAAGGTCAGGGCGCTGATCGCCAGCGTGATCGCCAGCAGGACCAAGTCGAGCCCGCCCAGGCCGAGGGTCACGGTCTTGCCGGTCAGCAGGCCGATGGTCAGCACCGCCGGCACCGTGAGCCCCACCGTTGAGACGAAGGCGCCGAGACAAAGGTTGATCGCGCGCTGCATCTCGTTGGCCAGGGCCGCCTTCACCGCCGTGATCGATTCCGGCGTGAACACGATGATGGCGATCAGGACCCCGCCCACGGCCAGCGGCGCTCCGGCGCGCTGTACGCCCATGTCGATCAGGATCGCCATGTCGTGCGCCAGCAGCACGATGGGCAGGATCAAGGCGATCAGGATGATCGACCGGAGCACGATGGCGCGCATGTCCAGGGCGATCTTCGGCGCATCGACGCCGTCCGGCTCGCCGCGCTCGACCGGTACGGAGACCGGGATGGAGAGCGAGCCGAACTCCGGCTGGACGAAGAAGCGCCGATAGCCGCGCATCTGCATGGCCAGGAAGGCGGCGTAGAGGGCGATGGTCAGGACGGCGACGCCGACGGCCTGGACCGGCAGGAAGCCCCCGTTTCCGGGGCTGAGGACGTTGGGCAGCGCCAGGGCGACCCCGGCCAGCAGCACGATCATCGACAGATAGGCGATCGCGCCCTGCGAATTGTACTCCTGCTCGCCGTAGCGCAGCCCGCCGACCACGAGGCACAGGCCCATCACCAGGTTCAGGATGATCATCATGACGGCGAAGATCGAATCCCGCGCGATCGTCGCCGTCTCGCCCGGTCCGAGCAGGACGGCGGCGATCAGGATCACCTCGATCGAGACGATGGACAGGGTCAGAATGAGCGTGCCGTAGGGCTCGCCCAGCGCGTGGGCCAGGTGGTCCGCCTCCTTCACCACCCCGAAGGCGGCGTAGAGGATGGTCGCGAACAGCAGGACGAAGCAGGCGATCGCCGTCGGGGTCGCGATGGGGTCGGCGAGCCAGCCGCGGCCGACCGTCAGGAACAGGACCACGACGCCCCAGGCGGCCGCGAGGCGGACGGCGGTCCCGACCGGCATAAGGTCGCGAAGGGACGCCTTGGGCGGCGGCGTGGCGGAAGCGTAGGCGGGTGTGGACACGATGATTCCTCCGACGGGGCCGTCCCCAGGGGAGCGATGAACGCCGGCGGCCGTCCGCCGGCGACGAAGATGAGGGGGCGGTCGGGGCTAGTGCCCCTCCCCCAGGTTGACGACCTCGTTCAGGTAGAGCGTGGCGAGGATGGCGAAGACGAAGGCCTGCAGGAAGGCGACCACGAACTCCAGGGCGGTCGTGAACACCACCATGCCCATGGACAGCCCGGCGACCGGCAGGGCGATCCATTGCACGAAGCCGACTCCGCCCAGCGCCGCCGCCCCCATCGTCACGACGAAGCCCGCGAAGATCTTCATCGCCACGTGACCGCCCAGCATGATGCCAAACAGGCGCAGCGCCAGCGTCAGCGGCCGCAGCAGGAAGGAGACGAACTCGATCAGGCCGACGAGCGGCCGGATCAGCAGGGGCGCGCCCGCCGGCCAGAACAGCAGGAAGAAGCGCAGGCCGTTGCGCGAGAACCCCACCGCCAGCACCAGCAGGATGGTGAGCCCGGCGTAGGTCCCGGTGACCGCCAGCTGTGAAGTGGCGGTGAAGGTCAGGAACATCCCGAGCATGTTCATGGCCAGGATGAGCATGAACAGGGTGAAGACGAACGGCATGTAGCGCCGGCCTTCATGGCCGATGATCTGACCGGTCATGCTGTCGATCATGCCGAACAGCGCCTCGCCCGTCGTCTGCAGGCGGCCGGGCACGATCCTGGGCTTGGCGGTCGCCAGGTGCAGGAACAGCACCACCAGGCCGAAGGCGATGGTCATGGCGACATGCGAGTTGGTGAAGGCCAGCCGCTGCTCGCCGAGGAACGGCAGGACCACCACGCCGAGGTCGAGACCCTCGATCGGCTTGATCTGGAACTGGTCGATCGGATTAGCCACGACGCGACGCCTCACACGGAGCGGCGCATACGGCGGCGTTGGCGATGGCGTAGGGGCGCGGTTCGCAAACCGCTGCGAGCGTCGTGAGCACGGCGTGGCGTCCTGTTGGAACGCCGGGCCGTCCCGGACTTCTGCTCGCAAGCGAGGGAGGACGTGGCCTCTCGGGGCGGGCGTTTAGCCGCTGAGGATCGTCATGTCCAGACCGGGCCGGCCGGGGGCGAACGCAGCCGACCCCGGCCGACCGAACGTCCTAGAGCGCGCCGGCGGCCCGCAGGGCCTCGACCTCGATCCGCGAGAAACCCCATTCGGTCAGGGCCTCGTCGTTGTGGGCGCCGATCTTCGGCGGAGGTCCCTGGATCGCGCCCGGGGTGACCGAGAACCGGGGCGCCGGGGCCGGCTGGACCACGCCTTCCAGGGTGACGAAGGTCTCGCGCTCGACGTTGTGCGGGTGCTTGGGCGCTTCCTCCAGCGTGAGGACCGGCGCGAAGCAGATGTCGGTGGCGTCCATGATCGCGCACCATTCCGCCTGGGTCTTCTGCTTCAGGACGTCGGCCAGCTTGGCGCGCAGCGACGGCCAGGAGGCGCGGTCCATCTGGTTCTGGAACTCGGGATCGGTGATCCCGGTCTTCTCCAGCAGCAGGGCGTAGAACTGGGGCTCGATCGAGCCGATCGAGATCCATTTGCCGTCGGCGCATTGGTAGGTGTCGTAGAAGTGGGCGCCGCCGTCGAGCATGTTCGCCCGCCGCTCGTCCTTCCAGATGCCCGCGCCCTTGAAGCCGTAGAACATGGCCATCAGCGAGGCCGCGCCGTCGCTCATGGCGCAGTCGATGACCTGGCCCTGGCCGGTCTGGCGGGCGCTGATCACCGCGGCCAGCAGGCCGAAGGCCAGATAGAGGGCCCCGCCGCCGAAGTCGCCGACCAGGTTCAGCGGCGGGACCGGCTTCTCATCAGTGCCGATCGCATGCAGGGCGCCGGTGATGGCGATGTAGTTCATGTCATGGCCGGCCGCCTTGGCGTAGGGACCGAACTGGCCCCAGCCGGTCATGCGGCCGTAGGCGAGCTTGGGATTGCGCTTCAGGACCACGTCCGGACCCAGCCCCAGCCGCTCCATGACGCCGGGGCGGAAGCCCTCGATCAGGCCGTCGGCGGTCTCCAGCAGCTTCAGCACCGCCTCGATCGCATCGGGCGACTTCAGGTCCAGGGCCACCGACCGGCGACCGCGGCTGGTGACGTCGGCCGGCGAGCTACGGCCGCCGCCCTTGCGGTCGATCCGCACGACGTCCGCGCCCAGGTCCGACAGCAGCATGCCGCAGAACGGTCCGGGGCCGATGCCCGCGAACTCGACGATCTTCAGACCTGAAAGCGGTCCCTTGCCCATGGAATGTCCTCCGTTTCCGGGAGGAGTAACGGCGCTGACGCATGGTCACGCAAGCGGGCGGTCTTCGAGGCTGTGGAAGATGCGCGTGATGAGGACCTCATGCTCCGACACCACATAGCGGACGATGTAGGCGCCCTTCCCAAAGGGCACGACGAGTTCTCGTAGCGGCCCAGTCAAGGGGCGGCCTCTGTCGGGCATTGTCTGAAGGCTATTCACGGCGTCGTAGAGTGTCGCCACGGCGCGTTCGGCGAGGCTATCGCTCCATTCCGAAAGAAAATCGCCCAGACGTTCGATATCCAGCCGCGCCGCGATCTGAAGTCGAACGCGGAAGCTCACCCGCGCTGCGCCCGCCGCTCGGCGATTCGCGTTCGAAGAAGATCAAAGGCCTCATCGACGGACAGGGACTCACCCGTACGCTCGTATTCGGCGGCGCGGCGAAGATCTTCCGCCCAGTCTTCTTCAAGACTTCGAGCGACGGCGCGACGCACATAGGCCTCCGGGGTTTCCCCGGCAGCCTCGGCCGCCGCCTTGAGTTGCTCGGCGGTCAATTCGTCCAGCGGAATGGTCAGCGATCCGTCGGCCATGGCGGGAGCCTACTCCACAAACGTCGGATCAACCACCGACGGGGCGAACCCGGCCTCCGCGAACACCCCCGCCAGCCAGCCATCCACGATGCAGTCGATCACCAGGTGCACGCGATGCTCGACGCCGCGGTTATCGACGCGGTGCGGACGGCGGGCGTCGAAGTACCAGCACTCCCCCTCGCCCATCGGGACCGGCGCGCCGTCCAGGTAGAAGACCACCTCCGGGCTGGTGACGATCGGCACGTGCAGCCGCGCCAAGCCATCCTCGTAGCCGAGCGCGTGGTCGACATGCTCCCGGATGCTGGACCCGGCGTGCAGCCTCAGCAGACGGGCCGTCTCCAGCGGACATTCGAAGGTCCCCAGCACCTGCGCGAGGTACGGCAGCCGGCCCAGCGTCGGGGTGTCGGCATAGGGCTCGCCGCCCGGCGGCGCGGGGAACAGCCAGCCGTCCCGCCCGCCCGTCGATCGCAGGGCGACGCCGGACCACTCACCCTCGTAGTCGCGGGCGTTGTAGTGCGGGATCCAGTCGCCGTCGGCCAGGCTGCCGACCTCGGCCCGCATCCGGGCGACGTCAAAGCGGAACGGCAGCTTCAGGCGGCCCTGCATCGAAACCCTCCCCGCGCTATGCGGGAAGCGTAACGCGGATATTCGTCTAGAGCGATTGGCCGTCGTCGATGGTGATCGTCGTGCCCGTGATGAAGTGGGCGCGTCGGCCAGCGAGCATCAGCAGCGCCTCGTCCAGCACGTCCTCGTCCATCAGGCGGCGACGCGGGAAGCCCTTGATCTGCTTCTGGCCGCCCTCGGTCCCGAACCAGTCGCTGTTGATCTCGGTCTCGATGTAGCCGGGGCAGATGGCGTTCACGGCGATGCGCGGACGCGCCCATTCCCGGGCCAGCCCCTTGGTCAGCGAGACGCAGGCGGCCTTGGACAGGCAGTAGACGGTCAGGCCGCCCAGCTGCTCGAAGGCGGCGATCGAGGCGATATTGATGATCCGCGCCTCGCCGCGCTCGGCGACGCCGCTGGCGATCATCCGCTTGGCCGCCTCGACGGCGCCGAAGTAGACGCCCTTGGTGTTGACCGCGATGGTCTGGTCGAAGGTCTCTTCGGTCATCTCCAGGGCCATGCCCTCGCCGCCGACGCCGGCGTTGTTGACCAGGATCGAGATCGGGCCGAGCGCCGCCTCGACCTTGTCGAAGGCCGGGCCGATGGCGGAGACGTCGGACACGTCCAGCGGGATGGCGATCGCCCTGCCGCCCTTGGCTTCGATGGCCGCGACCTCGTCGGCCAGCCGGTCCACGCGGCGCGCCATCAGGGCCACGGAAGCTCCGGCGTCGGAGAGGACATGCGCGAAACGACGGCCCAGCCCGCTCGAGGCGCCGGTCACGATGGCCGCCCGGCCCGCCAGTGGTTTGTCGCTCATCAATCTATCCCCTGTCCTCGTCGTTGAGCATCGCCGTATCGCTATCCCCTGCGACGGCCTCTGCTATGGTGCGCCATCGATTCCGACGCGCGGGTCTCACGAGCCGACCGCGTCAGCGGCGTCAAGGGCGGGAGTTCACGCGGGTTGTCAATTCAGGCCCGGATTTTGATCGTGGCGCGGGACGACGCGCTAGCGGGTCCCCTTGCGGAAGGCCTGGACCGGCTCGGCTGGCGCACCATCACCGCCCGCGGCCCCTACGCGGCGCTGGCGGCGCTGAGCGATCTGGCCATCGAGGCGGTGATCGTCGACGTCGCCAGCGGCGGCCACGACGCCCTGTCGCTCGCCCGCCGGCTGAAGGCCGCCTGCGCCCCGCGCCGACTGCCGGTGATCGCCATCGGCGATCCCGACCCGCAGCTGGACGCCTACGCCTTCGACCTAACCCTGGCCCCGCCGCTGCATCCGGCCCAGGCCGTCCTGCGGCTGGAGTCGCTGGTCCGCATGGCCGTGGCCGAGGAGGAGTTCGAGTTGCGGCTGGAGACCTTCTCCGACCGCGGCCGCCGCCTGGACCTGCCCGAGCCTTCGCCGGAACCCTACCGCGTCCTGGCGGTCGGCGAGCCTGCTCCCCAGTTCCTGGCGCTGAGCAACGCCCTGACCCGCGGCGGCGCGGACGTGGTCGGCGCCTTCACCGCCTTCACGGCCTTTGACTACCTGCACGAGCGGGCCTTCGACTCGGTGGTCCTCTGGGCCGGCGACAACAGCGCCGAGGCCCTGTCGATCGCCGCCGGCATGCGGCGCAACACCCGCCTCTACCATATCCCCGCCCTGCTCTATCTGCGCGGCGAAAGCTATGTGACCAGCTCCGAGGCCTTCCATCGCGGGGTGTCCGACGTCGCCTCGCCGGAGACGCCGGAGACCGAAACGGCCAAGCGCGTGATCGAACTGGCCCGCAGCTACCGGCGCCAGACCGCCATCCGCAAGGCGCTGGAGAAGGCGCGCAGCAGCGGCCTGATGGACGCCGCCACCGGCCTGTTCACCCGCGACCTGTTCGCCGGGCATCTGGTGCGGCTGGCCCAGGCCGCCCGCATCCGGAACCGGCCGATGAGCGTCTGCGTCCTGCGCGTCGCCGATCGGCCCGAGGTGGCGGCCGCCCGCGCCGGCGGCTGGCTGGACCGCGCCATCCCCCAGATCGGCTCGATGATCGGCCGGCTGGTCCGGGCCGAGGACACCGCCGCCCGCCTGGGACCGGAGGTCTTCGCCCTGGCCCTGCCCGCGACGCCTCAGAACGCCGGCCGCTCGGCCGCCGAGCGGATCGCCGCCGTGATCGCCTGTACGGCCTTCGACGCCGGCGACGGCAAGCCGCCCTTCACCGTCGATTTCGACATCGGCGTCGCCCAGCTGGAGCCGGGCGAGAACGCCGCCCAGGCCCTGGAGCGCGCCGCCGGCCGCGCCCTGCAGCGCCAAGCCAGTTAGTCCCGGGAGCAGCCCATGCAGATCGACTTCATCGCCGACGTCGTCTGCCCCTGGTGCTACCTCGGCTGGCGGCGGCTGCAAAAAGCCTTGGAGATGCGGCCGGATATCCAGGCCAACGTGGTCTGGCGGCCCTATCAGCTCGACCCGACGCTTCCCGAGGAAGGCGTCGACCGCAAGGCCTACATGGCCGCCAAGTTCCCCGACGCCGAGCGGCGCGAGGCCATGGGCAAGATCCTCGACGAGAACGCCGCCCAGGACGGCGTCGTCTGGGACATGCGGGCCATCACCGTCTCGCCCAACACCAACGCCGCCCATCGCGTGATCCGGTGGGCCCAGGCGGCCGGCTGCCAGGAAGCGGTGCTGGAAGGCGTGCTGAAGGCCTACTTCAGCGAGGGCAAGGATATCGGCGACCCGGTGGTGCTGGCCGACATCGCCGGCGAAGCCGGCATGGACCGGCTGATCGTGCTCAAACTGCTGTCGGAAGGCGCGGACAAGGACGTGATCACCCGCGAGCACCAGCTGGCCCATCAGGCCGGCGTTTCGGGCGTGCCCTTCATGATCTTCGACGGCAAGGTGGCGGTGTCCGGCGCGGAACCGGCCGAGCGGCTGGTGCGCGCCCTGGACAAGGCGGTGGAGATGGCCGGATGAACCTGAACGATCCCCAGGCCCTCGGGCCCCTGATCGGCGTCGGCGTCGCCGCCGTCTTCATCGGCCTGCGGTTCCTGCGCGCCCGCAAGGCGCGGCGACTGCGGCTGGAATGGCTGTGGGTCACGCCGCTTCTCCTGATCGGAATGACGGGATTCCTGCTGGCCGAGATGCCGCCGCACGGCTGGGAATGGGGCGGCCTGGTCGTCGCCTTCGCCCTCGGCGGCGGCCTGGGCTGGTATCGCGGACGGATGATGACCATCACCGTCGACC
Coding sequences within:
- a CDS encoding aspartyl/asparaginyl beta-hydroxylase domain-containing protein, with the protein product MQGRLKLPFRFDVARMRAEVGSLADGDWIPHYNARDYEGEWSGVALRSTGGRDGWLFPAPPGGEPYADTPTLGRLPYLAQVLGTFECPLETARLLRLHAGSSIREHVDHALGYEDGLARLHVPIVTSPEVVFYLDGAPVPMGEGECWYFDARRPHRVDNRGVEHRVHLVIDCIVDGWLAGVFAEAGFAPSVVDPTFVE
- a CDS encoding calcium:proton antiporter; the encoded protein is MSTPAYASATPPPKASLRDLMPVGTAVRLAAAWGVVVLFLTVGRGWLADPIATPTAIACFVLLFATILYAAFGVVKEADHLAHALGEPYGTLILTLSIVSIEVILIAAVLLGPGETATIARDSIFAVMMIILNLVMGLCLVVGGLRYGEQEYNSQGAIAYLSMIVLLAGVALALPNVLSPGNGGFLPVQAVGVAVLTIALYAAFLAMQMRGYRRFFVQPEFGSLSIPVSVPVERGEPDGVDAPKIALDMRAIVLRSIILIALILPIVLLAHDMAILIDMGVQRAGAPLAVGGVLIAIIVFTPESITAVKAALANEMQRAINLCLGAFVSTVGLTVPAVLTIGLLTGKTVTLGLGGLDLVLLAITLAISALTFLGHRTSPVQGLVHLALFAIYGLLLFVP
- a CDS encoding DsbA family oxidoreductase gives rise to the protein MQIDFIADVVCPWCYLGWRRLQKALEMRPDIQANVVWRPYQLDPTLPEEGVDRKAYMAAKFPDAERREAMGKILDENAAQDGVVWDMRAITVSPNTNAAHRVIRWAQAAGCQEAVLEGVLKAYFSEGKDIGDPVVLADIAGEAGMDRLIVLKLLSEGADKDVITREHQLAHQAGVSGVPFMIFDGKVAVSGAEPAERLVRALDKAVEMAG
- a CDS encoding F0F1 ATP synthase subunit A; translation: MANPIDQFQIKPIEGLDLGVVVLPFLGEQRLAFTNSHVAMTIAFGLVVLFLHLATAKPRIVPGRLQTTGEALFGMIDSMTGQIIGHEGRRYMPFVFTLFMLILAMNMLGMFLTFTATSQLAVTGTYAGLTILLVLAVGFSRNGLRFFLLFWPAGAPLLIRPLVGLIEFVSFLLRPLTLALRLFGIMLGGHVAMKIFAGFVVTMGAAALGGVGFVQWIALPVAGLSMGMVVFTTALEFVVAFLQAFVFAILATLYLNEVVNLGEGH
- a CDS encoding type II toxin-antitoxin system RelE/ParE family toxin; the encoded protein is MSFRVRLQIAARLDIERLGDFLSEWSDSLAERAVATLYDAVNSLQTMPDRGRPLTGPLRELVVPFGKGAYIVRYVVSEHEVLITRIFHSLEDRPLA
- a CDS encoding diguanylate cyclase domain-containing protein — protein: MSIQARILIVARDDALAGPLAEGLDRLGWRTITARGPYAALAALSDLAIEAVIVDVASGGHDALSLARRLKAACAPRRLPVIAIGDPDPQLDAYAFDLTLAPPLHPAQAVLRLESLVRMAVAEEEFELRLETFSDRGRRLDLPEPSPEPYRVLAVGEPAPQFLALSNALTRGGADVVGAFTAFTAFDYLHERAFDSVVLWAGDNSAEALSIAAGMRRNTRLYHIPALLYLRGESYVTSSEAFHRGVSDVASPETPETETAKRVIELARSYRRQTAIRKALEKARSSGLMDAATGLFTRDLFAGHLVRLAQAARIRNRPMSVCVLRVADRPEVAAARAGGWLDRAIPQIGSMIGRLVRAEDTAARLGPEVFALALPATPQNAGRSAAERIAAVIACTAFDAGDGKPPFTVDFDIGVAQLEPGENAAQALERAAGRALQRQAS
- a CDS encoding CaiB/BaiF CoA transferase family protein, yielding MGKGPLSGLKIVEFAGIGPGPFCGMLLSDLGADVVRIDRKGGGRSSPADVTSRGRRSVALDLKSPDAIEAVLKLLETADGLIEGFRPGVMERLGLGPDVVLKRNPKLAYGRMTGWGQFGPYAKAAGHDMNYIAITGALHAIGTDEKPVPPLNLVGDFGGGALYLAFGLLAAVISARQTGQGQVIDCAMSDGAASLMAMFYGFKGAGIWKDERRANMLDGGAHFYDTYQCADGKWISIGSIEPQFYALLLEKTGITDPEFQNQMDRASWPSLRAKLADVLKQKTQAEWCAIMDATDICFAPVLTLEEAPKHPHNVERETFVTLEGVVQPAPAPRFSVTPGAIQGPPPKIGAHNDEALTEWGFSRIEVEALRAAGAL
- a CDS encoding protein kinase domain-containing protein; translation: MGVFVVVGSSGSRRRRRLWRFAGAEFDEASWTLRVDGQAVALEGKPLEVLHELLLRAGEVVAKEEILDSVWAGVTVVEGSLPTAVSKLRKALGAGQDDVIETVPRIGYRLTSPVKVESIVSPLTPRFSFAPGDTVPGRGQWRLDRPLGDTGAEDVWLARHIKTGDQRVFKFADAPDRLRDLKREAALSRLLFAGLGQAAPLPALLEWNFDASPYFVEYAHGGRDLLSWAAEAGGLAAIPLPQRLAVAARIARAVEAVHGMGVLHKDLKPANILVLGDGDEAAVRLVDFGSGRLLDDTVLDSFAITHPGALEVEPGQADGRSGTAAYRAPELVGDALPTLRSDVYAVGLILYQLVVGDFAASLAPGWEAGVADPLLREDVAAACAGAPEKRLGGAGELAQRLETLDERRRRAAEDDEQKRFLETQRALEDRRRARRPWVRAAAASLVAGVLAASGFAAYAVHQRDQARSAQALSEASYRFLAEDVLASVDPARASSAEETLVQAISRTGGAIEQRFRDRPEVAAYLYGSLARAFDLRSDYANATRYYEAADRAYARAGAADSAEALTVRLQHAAALALSTRPGTLNQARAAIASAEKTLQARRIDEPETTVWLESAKGAAALASDDVPGSRAHFERAYRLVETLPQTFTERQRINFGQRYAFALIRLGEGKAAEETFGALSERMAKLMGPDHADTLLLRLNLAQAYMLQQRSAEAVALTSELLPKMETRLGRDHRHTLLLLAVRQQSLGVLGRYAEAAADGERLWRAAATKDGASSFTAVAGRADVGISQCRAGQLDDGMANLRASLTALRSDLAGRMALDDGIEAAIADCLIQARRWDEAAALLKDIDRTKVAQLVGDPNWGAQVDLALAEIALGRADRARAKALLETARPALSQNKDPFVRQRVAALSQALAAA
- a CDS encoding SDR family NAD(P)-dependent oxidoreductase, translated to MSDKPLAGRAAIVTGASSGLGRRFAHVLSDAGASVALMARRVDRLADEVAAIEAKGGRAIAIPLDVSDVSAIGPAFDKVEAALGPISILVNNAGVGGEGMALEMTEETFDQTIAVNTKGVYFGAVEAAKRMIASGVAERGEARIINIASIAAFEQLGGLTVYCLSKAACVSLTKGLAREWARPRIAVNAICPGYIETEINSDWFGTEGGQKQIKGFPRRRLMDEDVLDEALLMLAGRRAHFITGTTITIDDGQSL
- a CDS encoding CcdC protein domain-containing protein; this translates as MNLNDPQALGPLIGVGVAAVFIGLRFLRARKARRLRLEWLWVTPLLLIGMTGFLLAEMPPHGWEWGGLVVAFALGGGLGWYRGRMMTITVDPATHELNQQASPAALLFLVALIALRFGLRQGLSAEAEAWHLSAAFVTDVFVVFAMGLLTVTRLEMFLRARRMLTEARSAGKLVS